The following are from one region of the Chromobacterium phragmitis genome:
- a CDS encoding inositol monophosphatase family protein, whose amino-acid sequence MQVLEQVMQLVRDVAAREVMPRFLRVGKSRKDDGTLFTEADLACQGELQRRLPAILPHPVLGEEMEREEQDALWAANQDGLWVVDPIDGTTNFVNGLPYFAISVGLMVAGKSELGVIYNPVSDEMFYARRGQGAWLNGHRLPLKTINNCMGDAIASVEVKYLRSGKLAARIGSVAPCGSQRNMGSSTLDWCFLAAGRYDLYLHGGQRLWDYAAGAVIAEEAGARLASLNTDDYWDDVIWKRSVIGAITPELFAQWHRWVRANQ is encoded by the coding sequence ATGCAAGTGCTGGAACAGGTGATGCAACTGGTGCGCGACGTGGCCGCCCGCGAGGTGATGCCGCGCTTTTTGCGCGTCGGCAAGAGCCGCAAGGACGACGGCACCCTGTTCACCGAGGCCGATCTCGCCTGCCAGGGCGAGCTGCAGCGCCGCCTGCCCGCCATCCTGCCGCACCCGGTGCTGGGCGAGGAGATGGAGCGCGAGGAGCAGGATGCGCTGTGGGCCGCCAACCAGGATGGCCTGTGGGTGGTGGACCCGATAGACGGCACCACCAACTTCGTCAACGGCCTGCCCTATTTCGCCATCTCGGTGGGCCTGATGGTGGCCGGCAAAAGCGAGTTGGGCGTGATCTACAACCCGGTATCGGACGAGATGTTCTACGCCCGCCGCGGCCAGGGCGCCTGGCTCAACGGCCACCGGCTGCCGTTGAAGACCATCAACAACTGCATGGGCGACGCCATCGCCAGCGTCGAGGTCAAATACCTGCGCTCCGGCAAGCTGGCCGCCCGCATCGGCAGCGTGGCCCCTTGCGGCAGCCAGCGCAACATGGGCTCCAGCACGCTGGACTGGTGCTTCCTCGCCGCAGGCCGTTACGACCTCTACCTGCACGGCGGCCAGCGGCTGTGGGATTACGCCGCCGGCGCCGTCATCGCCGAGGAAGCCGGCGCGCGTCTCGCCAGCCTCAACACCGACGATTACTGGGACGACGTGATCTGGAAGCGCTCGGTGATAGGCGCCATCACCCCCGAGCTGTTCGCGCAGTGGCACCGCTGGGTGCGGGCCAACCAGTAA
- a CDS encoding Lar family restriction alleviation protein has translation MTETAPLTPQPCPKCGARAELVKAGSRRIWVQCSRYPDKGNCPAIGAQADNKKEAILNWNRLK, from the coding sequence ATGACGGAAACCGCACCCCTGACCCCGCAACCCTGTCCCAAGTGCGGCGCGCGCGCCGAACTGGTGAAGGCGGGCTCCCGCCGCATCTGGGTGCAGTGCAGCCGCTACCCGGACAAAGGCAACTGCCCGGCGATCGGCGCCCAGGCCGACAACAAGAAGGAGGCGATTCTCAACTGGAACCGTTTGAAATAG
- a CDS encoding SGNH/GDSL hydrolase family protein yields the protein MKKTIVLSLLAGALACGHAQAQSEQPPSEELDGVISAGKPLSGSEARAASSQAKPQPGSATYTYLRCYYRKSPAANQPQTDYVWATDPSSGDYYRVNGYWWSGSFVALKNMFYSDVSQDALRAACQQTLAKQGINRPLALFAAANNAMSYNHTIWTLDSANQGNAINRMVVFGDSLSDTQNMYGASQWRLPVASSWYIGRFSNGRVWVEHLADQLKLPFYNWAIGGSAADSHLVVPGLLQQVDSWTQYMQKAPNYRAENTLFTMLIGGNDLLNYGRAVDQVIADQGKALDKIVAAGGRNIVVLSLPDLSRTPSGSASGKAPQLAQQVKDYNAKLATLVANLQQKHGAALKLKLFDAYGMFNDLLANPAKYQVTNTTQPCLNVAANASLPYILPQTPRAECANADAYVFWDNLHPTTHTHVLLGQMVADFLRKQNLNLSAQARRR from the coding sequence ATGAAAAAAACCATCGTTCTGTCACTGCTGGCAGGCGCGCTGGCCTGCGGCCACGCGCAAGCCCAGTCCGAACAGCCGCCCAGCGAAGAGCTGGACGGCGTGATTTCCGCCGGCAAGCCCTTGTCCGGCAGCGAGGCGCGCGCCGCCTCCAGCCAGGCCAAACCGCAACCGGGCAGCGCCACCTACACGTATCTGCGCTGCTATTACCGCAAGAGTCCGGCGGCCAACCAGCCGCAAACCGACTACGTGTGGGCTACGGATCCGTCCAGCGGCGATTACTACCGCGTCAATGGCTACTGGTGGTCGGGCAGCTTCGTCGCGCTGAAGAACATGTTCTACAGCGACGTCAGCCAGGACGCGCTGCGCGCGGCGTGCCAGCAGACGCTGGCGAAGCAGGGCATCAACCGTCCGCTGGCGCTGTTCGCCGCCGCCAACAACGCGATGTCGTACAACCACACCATCTGGACGCTGGACAGCGCCAACCAGGGCAATGCGATCAACCGCATGGTAGTGTTCGGCGACAGCCTGTCCGACACCCAGAACATGTACGGCGCCTCGCAATGGCGGCTGCCGGTGGCCAGCAGCTGGTATATCGGCCGCTTCAGCAACGGCCGCGTCTGGGTCGAACATCTGGCCGATCAGTTGAAGCTGCCGTTCTACAACTGGGCGATTGGCGGCTCCGCCGCCGACAGCCACCTGGTGGTGCCGGGCCTGCTGCAGCAAGTGGACTCCTGGACCCAGTACATGCAGAAGGCGCCGAACTACCGCGCGGAAAACACGTTGTTCACCATGCTGATCGGCGGCAACGACCTGCTCAACTACGGCCGCGCCGTGGATCAGGTGATCGCCGACCAGGGCAAGGCTTTGGACAAGATCGTCGCCGCCGGCGGCCGCAACATCGTGGTGCTGAGCCTGCCCGATTTGTCGCGCACGCCGTCCGGCTCGGCTAGCGGCAAGGCGCCGCAGCTGGCGCAGCAAGTGAAGGACTACAACGCCAAGCTGGCGACGCTGGTGGCCAATCTGCAGCAGAAGCACGGCGCGGCGCTCAAGCTCAAGCTGTTCGACGCTTACGGCATGTTCAACGATCTGCTGGCCAATCCGGCCAAGTACCAGGTGACCAACACCACGCAGCCCTGCCTGAACGTGGCGGCCAATGCCAGCTTGCCGTACATCTTGCCGCAGACGCCGCGCGCGGAGTGCGCCAACGCCGACGCCTACGTGTTCTGGGACAATCTGCACCCGACCACCCACACCCACGTGCTGCTGGGCCAGATGGTGGCCGACTTCCTGCGCAAGCAGAACTTGAACTTGTCGGCCCAGGCGCGCAGACGCTAA
- a CDS encoding class I SAM-dependent rRNA methyltransferase, translated as MSTLTELLRRADAARAELTERLAAEDTNCYRLFHGSVEGAPGLTIDRYGEQILAQSFHQSLSDAELEEIRAHYRETLPELALVYNDRSEANSRVRNALPLAEQAVAEQDVAIRENGVAFHYQARHKGQDPWLFLDLRAARRRVMQLAEGKSVLNLFSYTCGVGVAAAKAGANFVLNVDFSESSLSVGRANAKLNLLATRPRCLHSDVFAAVRQLSGIGQPDRVRGKRMPPFPKLEARQFDLVFLDPPRYSKSPFGVVDLVNDYQALFKPALLATAPGGMLVCCNNVAEVDGDAWLESLKRSAAKAGREVREAEWIAPDEDFPSQDGKHPLKVVLLSV; from the coding sequence ATGTCCACCCTGACCGAACTCCTTCGCCGCGCCGATGCGGCGCGCGCCGAGCTGACCGAGCGCCTGGCCGCCGAAGACACCAACTGTTACCGCCTGTTCCACGGCAGCGTGGAGGGCGCGCCCGGCCTGACCATAGACCGCTACGGCGAGCAAATCCTGGCGCAGAGCTTCCATCAGTCGCTATCCGACGCCGAACTGGAGGAAATCCGCGCCCATTACCGCGAGACGCTGCCGGAGCTGGCGCTGGTGTACAACGACCGCAGCGAGGCCAACTCCCGCGTGCGCAACGCGCTGCCGCTGGCCGAGCAGGCGGTGGCCGAGCAGGACGTGGCCATCCGCGAAAACGGCGTCGCCTTCCATTACCAGGCGCGCCACAAGGGACAGGATCCCTGGCTGTTCCTGGACCTGCGCGCCGCGCGCCGCCGCGTGATGCAGCTGGCCGAGGGCAAGAGCGTGCTCAATCTGTTCTCCTACACCTGCGGCGTGGGCGTGGCGGCGGCCAAGGCCGGCGCCAATTTCGTGCTGAACGTGGATTTCTCCGAATCCAGCCTCAGCGTCGGCCGCGCCAACGCCAAGCTGAACCTGCTGGCCACCCGTCCGCGCTGCCTGCACAGCGACGTGTTCGCGGCAGTGCGCCAGCTTTCCGGCATCGGCCAGCCGGACCGCGTGCGCGGCAAACGCATGCCTCCCTTCCCCAAGCTGGAGGCGCGCCAGTTCGATCTGGTGTTCCTGGACCCGCCGCGATACTCCAAGAGCCCCTTCGGCGTGGTGGATTTGGTCAACGACTATCAGGCGCTGTTCAAGCCGGCGCTGCTGGCCACCGCGCCGGGCGGCATGCTGGTTTGTTGCAATAATGTTGCAGAAGTGGACGGCGACGCCTGGCTGGAGTCGCTGAAGCGCAGCGCGGCCAAAGCCGGCCGCGAAGTGCGGGAGGCGGAGTGGATCGCGCCGGACGAGGACTTCCCTAGTCAGGATGGCAAACACCCGCTGAAGGTTGTGCTGCTTAGTGTTTGA